One Setaria viridis chromosome 5, Setaria_viridis_v4.0, whole genome shotgun sequence genomic region harbors:
- the LOC117858033 gene encoding uncharacterized protein, which produces MASGVVVRNDDESASLLDDDRSPVLLAGVSTPPPPPQLHGKATRTPRHAVMRLICSPFAAVLRMTTCADTDAISPSVEQPSKKTAAGAVVERREARRRPSLEQLIRMETAPLPPPSRPGRRRKPDTTSEVSIRTTAKEKHAQELFSPPKSLVVSVSDDERRAAAVPAVKSDADDRRTNAKRLVVVFESLRACSRAPGIGVGMPTKGLSRKVAGAGCAPGKAELFYCRPIPMGRRCRVQHLEESPYK; this is translated from the coding sequence ATGGCATCCGGTGTCGTCGTCCGCAACGATGACGAGTCCGCGTCGCTCTTGGACGACGATAGGTCTCCGGTGCTCTTGGCCGGCGTGTCtactccgcctcctcctccgcagcTTCACGGGAAGGCGACGAGGACACCGAGGCACGCCGTCATGAGGCTCATATGCTCGCccttcgccgccgtcctccggaTGACGACGTGCGCGGATACTGACGCCATCAGCCCAAGCGTCGAGCAGCCGAGCAAGAagacggcggccggggccgtggtggagcgccgggaggcgaggaggaggccaagCCTCGAGCAGCTCATCAGGATGGAGacagcgccgctgccgccgccgtcacgtCCGGGCCGCAGGAGGAAACCAGATACGACGTCCGAGGTCTCCATTCGCACCACCGCGAAGGAGAAGCACGCGCAGGAGCTGTTCTCCCCACCTAAAAGCCTGGTGGTCTCCGTCTCCGACGATGAGCGGCGCGCCGCGGCTGTGCCTGCCGTCAAGTCCGACGCCGACGACCGGCGGACAAACGCGAAGAGGCTGGTGGTCGTGTTCGAGTCTCTTCGGGCGTGCTCGAGGGCTCCGGGGATTGGCGTGGGGATGCCGACGAAGGGCCTGAGCAGGAAGGTTGCGGGCGCAGGCTGTGCCCCCGGCAAGGCGGAGCTGTTCTATTGCCGACCCATCCCGATGGGGCGGAGGTGCCGGGTGCAGCACCTCGAGGAATCTCCTTACAAGTGA
- the LOC117858802 gene encoding uncharacterized protein, with protein MASMQKSHQERAQSAAQKAADELHAARRDQVRDEAPASPRAAGGGGILSSVQDSARSVMGAVQDTFSSGDGGRGSGTNTGTTRDSAAGDTMATAGDYAEEGKAKARGVADAAMGKAAETKDAAADRARGAMDAAADRAEGAKEYAADKTKLRGEESEEDVMMRVKAADQMTGQAFNDVGMMGEEGTGMPRRRRSG; from the coding sequence ATGGCGTCGATGCAGAAGAGCCACCAGGAGCGCGCCCAGTCCGCGGCGCAGAaggccgccgacgagctccacGCCGCGAGGCGGGACCAGGTCCGCGACGAGGCGCCCGccagcccccgcgccgccggcggcggcggcatcctgAGCAGCGTGCAGGACAGCGCGCGCTCCGTCATGGGCGCCGTCCAGGACACCTTctccagcggcgacggcggccggggcagcGGTACCAATACCGGCACCACCCGCGACAGCGCCGCCGGAGACACGATGGCCACCGCGGGGGACTACGCAGAGGAAGGCAAGGCCAAGGCGAGGGGCGTGGCGGACGCGGCCATGGGTAAGGCCGCCGAGAcgaaggacgcggcggcggacagGGCGAGGGGCGCcatggacgcggcggcggacagGGCCGAGGGCGCCAAGGAGTACGCGGCGGACAAGACGAAGCTGCGCGgcgaggagtcggaggaggaCGTGATGATGCGGGTGAAGGCGGCGGACCAGATGACGGGTCAGGCGTTCAACGACGTCGGCATGATGGGGGAGGAGGGCACCGGCatgccacggcggcggcgctctgggtGA